Genomic window (Bdellovibrionales bacterium):
ATCCCGACGTTGCCTGAAGCATCAATTCGTACACGCTCAGAACCATTCGTAGATGCAGCTAAAACGTCGGCGGACGGTGAATACCAGCCGGTATCTGGATCGCCAGCAAAACTATAGGTGGGATTTGTCGCAGAACCCGCAGCTGTGGTGATCAGAGCTCCTCGAGTTGTCGGGGACTGAAGTCCTACGGTATTAAAATCAAAGGTTTGAAAGCCACCATTAGCTACGCCGATGGAATTGGAATTGGAGTTGTAAAAGCCAGTATCCGCTTCTGTAGTAAAACTAATGCTCGGAGCGGCGGCGGTCCCGGTATTGGCATTGACACTTGTCGCGGCACTTGCGGCGGTCCAACTTAAAACTCCAGATCCATTGGTGGTGAGTACAGTTCCACTTAATCCATCAGCATTGGGTAAAGTCCAAGTGATGTTCGCGGCCACTGTCGCTGGAGAACGAAGTGCGACGTAATTTGAGGAATCACTATCTGCAAAGCGCACTTCGTTTTGCGCATTTAAAGTTAAATTTCCGGTCATTGTATCACCGGATTTAGCGAGCTTTTCGCTATCAAGTTCATTAAGGGCGGCTTGCGCTGTCACGGCTGAAATGTTTCCTGAAGCCGAATTTGTGATCTGAGTTGCGGTGTAATCTCCAGCTGCCGCAACGACGGCGCCGGTTCGGGTAAATACACTCACAACTGCGTTGTTGTCTGATCCGCACTCCCATTGTTCCGCAGTATTATTCCATTTCAAAGTATCGAGGTTTGTACAGTTTGTATTATTGGGCTTGTATTTAAAATATTTGGAGCCGCCGTTTATAATCTTATCCACACTGACCGTATCAATCTTAACATCGGTCACCGCGCCATCATTGATCTTGGCGGTAGTGACGTTGGCATCTAAAATTTTTAAAGTCGTGATTGCATTATCTGCAATGTCTACTGTCGCTATTGTACCGTCATTAATGTGAGTTGAGGTGATTCCGCCAGTTGCAACTCCGAGAGTGGCAGGCCCCGACGCTGCTCCACCCGTGAGGCCACTTCCTGCAATAACATCGGTAATATCTCCATTATTTCCTGCCACCCAATTGAGCACCCCAGAGCCATTCGTGGAAAGAAAGGCTCCGCTTGCTCCATCGGCGCTGGGTAGAGTCCAAGTGATGTTTGAGGCGACTGTCGCCGGAGAGCGAAGGGCTAGATAATTTGATGAATCGCTGTCTGCAAAGCGCACTTCATTTTGCGCGTTGAGAGTAATAGCCGCGGTGGAAGTGACCGCAGCGTTTGTGGTCAAAGTACTATTTAAAATGAGCGCACCACTCATGGTGTCTCCGGCTTTTGAGACTTTTTCGGAATCTAGCTCATTGATCGCAGCCTGAGCCGTGACGGAAGATATATTTCCTGAAGCAGAGTTCGTGATCTGAGTTGCGGTGTAGTCGCCAGCCGTTGCAACGACGGCGCCAGTGCGGGTAAACACACTCGAAACGGCATCCGTATTTGTGTCGATGTCATTGGCACAGTCCCAGCGTAAATCAACTGTCGACCACTTAAGAACTTGGTTGTTTGTACACACAATTCCGTTAGGAGCGTAGGTGAGATAATTTCCTGTGCTACTGATGAGTTTTTCAACACCTATGGAGGTGATTTTTGCATTTGTCACTGCACCATTTAAAATTTTACCTGTGGTTACAGCGTCATCTGCTATATCGGAAGTGGCTATGGTTCCATCCAGAATTTTGCTAGTTGTCACCGCATCACCAGCGAGTTGAGTTGCGGTGATGCCACTTGTTTTAACAAAAATTTGGTTTGATCCGTTCATGCCAATGGTTGAATCATCATATAAAAGAGAAAGGGAGATAGCACCACTTGTAGCCCCTCCAGAGAGCGGAAAAGTAGTATTCACCGCCGTCACATCGCCACCGGCGTTATCATCACTACCGCACTCCCAACCGGTGAGAGAGTTCCATTTTAAAGTCTGTCCATTTATACAGGCCGAAGCTGCAGGGGCGTAGGTAAGGTATTCCGCCGGAGCGGAAACAATTTTTGTGGGGCTTAGGGTATTAATTTTTTGATTTGTCACACTAGTGTCTGCGAGATCGGCTGTCGCTATTGTACCGTCTAAAATCTTTCCCGTGGTCACCGCATTTGCATTGATCTTTGCGGTAGTTACTCCTAGATCCTTAAGCTGTAGCTGGTTAGAACCGTTGATTTCAATTCCTGTATTATCAGTCAAAATGCTGAGGGTCGCTGCACCTGTGGCGACTCCGCCACTTAAACCACTTCCCGCATTGGTATTTACTGCTGTGATGTCGCCAATCGTTCCCGCCGTCACCGCGTCTAAAACTTCAAGAGCCGAGCTTCCGTTCCACCACATGAGCTTTCCGGTGTCAGAATTATACCAAGAAGCCCCAGCATTTGCCACTGTCAGTGGACTTGCGATAAGAGTCGCCTGTTGGGCATTCGTAAATTTACCAATAGTGATTGTTTTTTGGGAAGACATTGTGATGTGGCCGCTTCCTAAGAAATCAAAACCGCCCATCGTAAGGCTTCCGCCCATAGTACCGCCGGCCAGTGGAAGTTTTGTAGTGTCTGTCCCTGTGGGAATAACTCCTGCTGGAAGTGTACCTGTTGTGATTTTTGAAGCATCAATGCCGCTTGCGAGCATGGAGTTTGTCACTCCCCCTGCGCTAATAGCGATAGTGCCACTCGTAGTGATTGTTCCACCACTTAAGCCACTTCCGGCAGTGATACTGGTGACGGTCCCTGTGCCTGCACCACCTCCGCCGATCACTTGTACGCTCGTACCATCATAAAACTTTATTTGATTTGTGGTGGAGTCAAACCATGTTGCCCCCGCCACTGGGGCCACAGGGTCTGAGGCAAAGCTAGGAAGATTTGCACCGTTTGATCCTACGGGCATATAGTTAGGACTTGTTCCTGCGATCAGAGCCAAAAGACTGGTGTAGTTTGTTCCGCCCAATAAACTTTCTAGATTACTTTGGGTGAGATTTTGTAAAGCATTAACCTGCACAAAATTACTCGGAGTTAAACCTTGAAGACTATTGGCGTACCAAGAAAAGGGGGTCGATTGCATATGAAAATCTTGCGCTAACGTTACCAGTCCACCGCCGTCGTTATAACTAATGCGCATCTTCCGGGTATGTCCAGAGAGCGCATTGTAGCTTGTGCCCGAAGCGCAGGTGGTGATGCCGGTAAAATTTTGACCATTTTTAAAAACATCTAATAAAACCGAAGTGTCCTCAAAGTCGGACCCAGATCTGATCCCCGCGCCGATATTTAAACTAAAAACTCCGGTCGATCCCAACATGTTGATCGAGTGTTGTTCCTCAAACATGACGCAATCGTTAACCGGTGACAAAATTTGAATTCGAAACATCACCGGATCTGCTTCTAAAGGGATGCCTCCGGCTTTTGTGATCTGCCCCTGATAAACAAAACTTGAGGGAACTTGGGCTAAAGATTTGGCACTAAAAATAAACCATGACAGCACAAAAAGAAGGGAACATATCAATATGTGGGTGTGGTGCCTAATCATGATATATAGGTATCGGCAAAAGCCTTAATATATTGAATATTCTTTACATATTTGGATAGGATCGCGTCTCGATATAAGACGAAAGTGGTGTGTGTTTACGACAATAGGCTGGATTTTGTTGGGAACCGTAAGCCTAGTCTAAAAAAGATTACTGATAGTACTTCAACAAAATATATTTTAGTGGATCGCGCTGGGATCGGATCTCAAAGTGAGACCCGTCTGTTCGATCATTGGTTTATTCAGCAAAAATGGAGAATATATTAAATAAAAAAAATATTTAGCCAATAGTGATTTTAATCTCTAAAAAACGACAGATGTAAAAGAGCATGGGTAGGCTAGGGTAACGTCGCGATTGTTCGATTGTTTTTAAGGTGCTTAGGCCAATATTAAGCTGCTCGGCGAGTTCTTCTTGAGAAAGTTGCAAACGCTCTCGCTTTTTTTGAATCTTGCGAGCAATACTTCGCAGCTGCTTTTCCGCATCAATTTGAAATCTTCGGGGAAATCCCTCAAGTCTTTTGCTAACCATCACTCATAATGGCAACACGAGGTTACTAATAGTAACAGCGACTATTAGTAACCTTTTTTAAAGGGCTAATAAATCCTTAAAAGGAAGTGGATAAATAAAAAATGTTTTCGATTGAATTTATTTTGAATGAGTAAAAGGCGGTGGAATATGTCATTAGAGTTAGCGCCGACAGAGTAACCGTCACGTCATGAAATAAGAGTCATTGGTGACAAAAACTAATTTCTAAAAAAGTATTTTTAGTGTTTTCTTTTTTGTTCTGGCGGAAGCCAAACTTTTCCCCACTTAGTTGATTGTGAGTCTTGCAGGACTTTCAGAGTTTGGATGCGCGAAAATTGAATTAAGCGCGAAAGCTGACCTGTTGCTGCAAAGAGCAAGACGATAAAAACAGCTGTTTGAATAAGTTTATTAGGAATCATTTAAATACCTCCAACACTCTTCTTCAGATGTGCTTTGTTAAAGTTAAGAATTTGACTGATCGTTTTACGAAACCACCGTCCACCATTTTTTGTATGGACATTTTTTTGATCTAATATATCCACGATCTGCTGAAGAGTTTTCCCCTCAGCTCTGAGTTGGTGGATTTTTAGAACCCATTTCCACTCCTTTTTATTAGGTCGTAATTGTCCGTTGACCACGTCCCACCCAAATGGTGCTTGAGACGATTTACTGACAATGGCACCCTGTGCCTTAGTGACATAATTCCCAATTTTGAGGGTTCGACATACCCGGCGGACGGTTGTTTCGGAAATTCCCAATCTCTGAGAAGCGGTGGTAAAATCACATTTATCCCACTCTATGAGCTGTTTGATTCCTGCCACAATTTCGGCTTTTGGTTTTGTTAGAAAAGCCTGTGCATTTGAGCCTTTAGGTGTCTTAAAAAGCTTGATTTTAGAGGGAATTATATCTATTTTGAAATGAATGGCGAGGGGTTCGATGACTGACCATACGCTCACCCCATTTTTCCAAAGCAAAAATGTTTCTGTCGCTCTCCTGAGAGCCTTTTTGATTTACACACATCGGAACCTTCAATAGCATAAAGCGAATGATGCACATCATTTATCTATTTGTTCTGATGAGCTTCGCGAAGGAGTCAGCTGTGACAACGAAACATCTCAATGTTTTAGGTCAACCTCTCGAACTCTGTTGCGATAAACCCAAAACGGGTTTTTATCGGGATGGGTATTGCACTTCGGGGGAAGAGGATCGGGGACGCCATGTGGTTTGTGCTCAGGTCACCCAAGAATTTTTAGATTTTACTTTGAGCAAAGGTAATGACTTGATTACACCGAGCCCAGCGAACCTGTTTCCCGGCCTTAAGCCAGGAGATAAGTGGTGTCTTTGCGCGCTTCGCTGGAGAGAAGCACTCCTTGCTGGGAAAGCTCCTCCGGTAGTTTTAGAAAGCACAGACAAAAAAGCTCTCGATTTTGTCAATCTGGATAATCTTAAGGCTCACAAGCTGAAGTAAGATTATTTTTTTAAAGATTGCTCGTTCGCTTGGATTTCATTTATATGATTTTTGCAGCAGCTCGTTGGCCAGAGAGGAATGCAGCTTCGACGGTGCCGTAGACATCGCTTTGGCAGGCTTCGCCGGCGAAGTGCAAGCGGTCTATGGATTTTCCGATTTCATCAAAGTCGGACTCGCGGCTTCCCACTTTGGGATAGGAGTAGGACCCGTGAGCCCATTTGTTTTTACCCCATTGGGTGTTTTCAATCGAGATAATATCTTTCTTTTCGAGAAACGGGGCGCGGGACAAAACGTATGACGAGAGTTTTTCAGCCGACATGTTTTCGACAAGGGTCGCTTCATCAGACACGGCGATACCCACGAGAACATCGGACTCAGAATAGTGGGGTAAATTGAAAAATTGAAACCCCCGCTGCGAGTCGCTGCCAAGAACTTTGATCCACGTGGGATGATTTTTAAGCTGTTTGACCTTCGTCGGAGTGAGGCGCACAAAGATTTTTGTAAACTGCCCGAAACCGACATTCTGAATGGATTTTGTTTTGCGAGACGGGAGCGGAGGAATAAAAGTGATGGTTTGTCGTTGAAGAAGACTTAAGGGGACAGTGACAATCACATGCTGACAGACCATTGGAGGTGCACTTTCAAAGCTCACTTGAAAGTCTCCATTTGTCAGTTTTTCGATCCGATTCGCAGGCTGTTTAAGCTTGACGTTAATTCCTTGAGAAAGCGCCAGGGGAACTTTATCGTATCCCCGCGGAAGGATGTAATCTCCTCCGGAAAACCAAGAGGACGATCCAAATTGCTCCGCCGAGAGCTCTTGAAGAGCGGCCCCGTAGTTCTCCTCCACATAAATCTTAAACAAAAAATCGAGCCATTTTTGATCGATGGCTTCTATTTTATTCTTTATGATGGCGTTTGACAGGGCTACCGCAAGAGATTGATTTTTAATCTTCGATCTACCAATCATTTCGCCTTCGATTTTTTTAAAAAGTCGAAACTTTTCTTGATAATTCTTCGCCATCACCTGGCTCTTATCGATCTGCAATTCGTGGATTCTATACTCTCGTTGGTTTAAAGAGTCTCAGAATGGGACAGGCTCAAAATAACGAGGCGATAATCTCGCCTTTAGGCGGTTATTAAGGCTTATTGTCCCTTCTTTAATCACAGAAGATGCTCCGAGGACTTAGTCATGGGCCTTATATTGCAAACTTGACGTTGAGTGCTTTTAAAACAAAAGGAGAAAAAATGTTCAATTTTTTTGAAAAGACCGATTCATCCATTAAAACGGATGTGATGAACGAATTAAGTTGGGATCCCAGTATAGAGGCTTCGCAAATTAAAGTGACGGCTGATGACGGTATCGTTACTCTGCGAGGGACCGTGCCCCATTATTTTGACAAGTCCCAAGCCGAAAATGCTGCCCAAAGAGTGGGTGGAGTTCGTGCTGTTGCGGACGAATTGGAGGTGAATTTGACGGGCCCCTTTGAAAAAAGCGACGAGGATATCGCCGGTGCGGCAGTCTCTGCTCTTCAATGGAGCTATTCTGCGCCCCAGGACACAAAAGTGTCGGTGACAAGAGGCTGGATCACTTTACGAGGAGAGACGGAGTGGGATTACCAGAGAACCGCGGCAAAAGATGCGGTCAGGAATCTCCTAGGAGTTCGCGGAGTCACCAATAGTATAACGATGAAATCTAGGGCCCAACCCTCCGACATTAAGAATCGTATCGAAGACGCTCTCAAGCGGTCCGCCGAGGCTGAAGGTCGCAAGATCCAGGTTTCCGTTAAAGGTAACGTCGTTACTCTCAGTGGAAACGTGCACTCCATGTCTGAAAAAGACGATATACGAATGGCAGCTTGGATGGCTCCAGGGGTGGTCACTGTCGAGAATAATCTTAGAATTTCTCAGTAAATGATTTGATAACCTGTGTGAGACTGATCGAACAATGCGTTGGAACCGTTGAATTTTTTGACGTAATAAAAGTCTCCATAGGTTATAGTTCCCACTTATGAAAAATAGAGTCGGGATCTGGATGCCCCGTAAAAAATCGATCGTTCCCCTGTTAACTTTGGCTTTCCTTTCGGTTCTTATTTATATAGTTCCCAATGCACCTCTGGATCCTTGGAAGTTATTTAATCCACGAAAAGTAGCTACGATGATATTCGCATTGTCATTAGTTCAGATCGTAGGCACTTATCTGGCTCATTTTATAGGTGTAAAGTTGGGTGCGGTCATCACAGGATTTCTGGGTGGGCTTATCTCTAGCACCGCGACGATAGCTTCGGTCGCACGAAAGAGTCGAAAAAACACGATCAGCGACGTTACTGTTGAAGTGATTACTATTCTTTCGGCGATTGTCGCTATGCTATTGGAATGTATTTTATTTCTTTTTGTCGGAGCGAATAAAATTAACTTTTTACTTTTGCTCCTCTTTTCCGTTCCCCTAGGCGCCACACTAGTTCTCATCTTTTTTAAATCTAGAAATTTGGGAAATCAAAAGATAAATCATTTACAAGTGGGTTTTAGGGTAGTGCCCATTCTTAAGTTAACTCTTTTTATTTTGATGGTACTTTCCTTGTCTAAGGTTTTGCAGGAGTGGTTGGGAAACAATAGCCTTTATGTACTTACTTTTATTGTCTCACTTTTTGAAATTCATGGATCTGTCATCGCCAATGTTCAGTTGAATGCCGCTGGACATATTCACGCAGTTGCGCTTGGCCATCTCATTGCAATCTCCATCTTTGCGTCGATGATTTCTAAGATTCTAATTGTATTTTTCTTGGGAAGTACTGTCTTAAAAATTCAGACATTGAAGTTTTCGGGAGTTCTTCTGTTATCTTTAGCTTGCGGTTGGTTTTTGTTTGTAATGATGCAGGATTATTTTAGAATCTTATCTTTATAAGACACCATTTTGATAAATGACAATTTGGTAAAATTTTTTCTCAAAGCGAAGCGAGTTCCAAGTTCTGGATTAATTGTGGATTTAGAAGTTGAATTATAAATCCGATAACTTAGGTATGGAACGTTGGTTTTCTAAATTCGGATATACCAGTTTTATGGTAGCCAGCATCGGGTTACTTTCTTGCACCAAAAACTTAGAGTATCAAGATTTACGTGTCGGTGACGTTGAATTCTCTTCGCTTCAGGCGAGTAAAAATATCAGTCAAAATCAAGTGCCTATTGAAACTAAATTGAATGTGCGGAGTTACTTTTCAAATTCCGAAATTTCTTTGGCCCTTTACGATTCGGAGGATTG
Coding sequences:
- a CDS encoding FAD-dependent oxidoreductase, which codes for MQIDKSQVMAKNYQEKFRLFKKIEGEMIGRSKIKNQSLAVALSNAIIKNKIEAIDQKWLDFLFKIYVEENYGAALQELSAEQFGSSSWFSGGDYILPRGYDKVPLALSQGINVKLKQPANRIEKLTNGDFQVSFESAPPMVCQHVIVTVPLSLLQRQTITFIPPLPSRKTKSIQNVGFGQFTKIFVRLTPTKVKQLKNHPTWIKVLGSDSQRGFQFFNLPHYSESDVLVGIAVSDEATLVENMSAEKLSSYVLSRAPFLEKKDIISIENTQWGKNKWAHGSYSYPKVGSRESDFDEIGKSIDRLHFAGEACQSDVYGTVEAAFLSGQRAAAKII
- a CDS encoding DUF2237 domain-containing protein; protein product: MTTKHLNVLGQPLELCCDKPKTGFYRDGYCTSGEEDRGRHVVCAQVTQEFLDFTLSKGNDLITPSPANLFPGLKPGDKWCLCALRWREALLAGKAPPVVLESTDKKALDFVNLDNLKAHKLK
- a CDS encoding recombinase family protein gives rise to the protein MSVWSVIEPLAIHFKIDIIPSKIKLFKTPKGSNAQAFLTKPKAEIVAGIKQLIEWDKCDFTTASQRLGISETTVRRVCRTLKIGNYVTKAQGAIVSKSSQAPFGWDVVNGQLRPNKKEWKWVLKIHQLRAEGKTLQQIVDILDQKNVHTKNGGRWFRKTISQILNFNKAHLKKSVGGI
- a CDS encoding helix-turn-helix domain-containing protein, producing the protein MVSKRLEGFPRRFQIDAEKQLRSIARKIQKKRERLQLSQEELAEQLNIGLSTLKTIEQSRRYPSLPMLFYICRFLEIKITIG
- a CDS encoding BON domain-containing protein yields the protein MFNFFEKTDSSIKTDVMNELSWDPSIEASQIKVTADDGIVTLRGTVPHYFDKSQAENAAQRVGGVRAVADELEVNLTGPFEKSDEDIAGAAVSALQWSYSAPQDTKVSVTRGWITLRGETEWDYQRTAAKDAVRNLLGVRGVTNSITMKSRAQPSDIKNRIEDALKRSAEAEGRKIQVSVKGNVVTLSGNVHSMSEKDDIRMAAWMAPGVVTVENNLRISQ
- a CDS encoding DUF4010 domain-containing protein, producing the protein MKNRVGIWMPRKKSIVPLLTLAFLSVLIYIVPNAPLDPWKLFNPRKVATMIFALSLVQIVGTYLAHFIGVKLGAVITGFLGGLISSTATIASVARKSRKNTISDVTVEVITILSAIVAMLLECILFLFVGANKINFLLLLLFSVPLGATLVLIFFKSRNLGNQKINHLQVGFRVVPILKLTLFILMVLSLSKVLQEWLGNNSLYVLTFIVSLFEIHGSVIANVQLNAAGHIHAVALGHLIAISIFASMISKILIVFFLGSTVLKIQTLKFSGVLLLSLACGWFLFVMMQDYFRILSL